From Enterobacteriaceae endosymbiont of Donacia simplex, one genomic window encodes:
- the htpG gene encoding molecular chaperone HtpG: MQKKEIKSFQSEVKQLLHLMIHSLYSNKEIFLRELISNASDAVDKLKFKTLSNPDLYENNSILKVQISVNKEKRLIIINDNGIGMSRNEVIANLGTIAKSGTKDFIKSFNLSSDKKSEINSQLIGKFGVGFYSAFIVADKVSVKTRLAGSPINEGVFWESTGEGNYSIVNINKKLRGTTIILHIRPKCDEFLDTWRIKTIINKYSEHINLPIEIEIYNDKEKKYYWEQVNKAQALWLRNKSEISEKEYKEFYKQLTYDNIDPMTWSHNHVEGKQEYISLLYIPSNIPWDIRNRDYKNGLKLYVQRVFIMEDAEQLLPKYLRFIRGLVDSNDLPLNISREILQKNNIIRNMKTTLTKKVLNMLMNLSKNQNNYNNFWKKFGLVFKEGPAEDISNKNIIIKLLRFSSTYNNDAEQNISLDEYSKRMIKGQNKIYFLTSDNYISAKNSPHLEFFSKKGIEVLLLIDHIDEWMMSYITDFEGKNFQSISKQDDSLDEFIKNKDNIIKNETKEKFKPFLKKIQKILGTKIKKVKLTNRLINTPAIVTTDVNEMSTQMAKLFAAAGQETPEIKYNFELNPNHILIQKILKIEDEKYFSEFIFLLLEEAILAEKGTLDNPHKFINRINTFLSKI, translated from the coding sequence ATGCAAAAAAAAGAAATTAAAAGTTTTCAATCTGAAGTCAAACAATTATTACATTTAATGATTCATTCACTTTATTCTAACAAAGAAATTTTTTTAAGAGAATTAATTTCTAATGCTTCTGATGCTGTTGATAAATTAAAATTTAAAACTTTATCTAATCCTGATTTATATGAAAATAATTCAATTTTAAAAGTACAAATTTCTGTTAATAAAGAAAAAAGATTAATCATTATTAATGATAATGGTATTGGTATGTCTCGTAATGAAGTAATTGCAAATTTAGGGACAATTGCAAAATCTGGTACTAAAGATTTCATAAAATCTTTTAATTTATCTTCAGATAAAAAATCAGAAATAAATTCACAATTAATTGGTAAATTTGGAGTAGGATTTTATTCTGCATTTATAGTTGCTGATAAAGTGTCGGTTAAAACTAGATTAGCAGGTTCTCCTATAAATGAAGGTGTATTTTGGGAATCTACAGGTGAAGGAAATTATTCTATAGTTAATATTAATAAAAAATTAAGAGGTACTACAATTATATTACATATACGTCCTAAATGTGATGAGTTTTTAGATACTTGGCGTATAAAAACAATAATTAATAAATACTCAGAACATATAAATTTACCCATAGAAATAGAAATATATAATGATAAAGAAAAAAAATATTATTGGGAACAAGTTAATAAAGCACAAGCACTTTGGTTACGTAATAAGTCAGAAATTAGCGAAAAAGAATATAAAGAATTTTATAAGCAGTTAACATATGATAATATTGATCCAATGACTTGGAGTCATAATCATGTAGAAGGTAAACAAGAATACATTAGTTTATTATATATTCCTTCAAATATTCCATGGGACATACGTAATAGAGATTATAAAAATGGATTAAAATTATATGTACAAAGAGTTTTTATTATGGAAGATGCAGAACAATTATTACCTAAATATTTAAGATTTATAAGAGGTCTAGTTGATTCTAATGATTTACCTTTAAATATTTCAAGAGAAATTTTACAAAAAAATAATATTATTCGTAATATGAAAACAACATTAACAAAAAAAGTTCTTAATATGTTAATGAATCTTAGTAAAAATCAAAATAATTATAATAATTTTTGGAAAAAATTTGGTTTAGTTTTTAAAGAAGGACCAGCAGAAGACATAAGTAATAAGAATATTATTATAAAATTATTACGTTTTTCTTCAACATATAATAATGATGCAGAACAAAATATATCTTTAGATGAATATTCAAAAAGAATGATAAAAGGACAAAATAAAATATATTTTTTAACATCAGATAACTATATTTCTGCAAAAAACAGTCCTCATTTAGAATTCTTTTCTAAAAAAGGTATTGAAGTTTTATTATTAATAGATCATATTGATGAATGGATGATGAGTTATATTACTGATTTTGAAGGTAAAAATTTTCAATCTATTAGTAAACAAGATGATTCATTAGACGAATTTATTAAAAATAAAGATAATATTATAAAAAATGAAACAAAAGAAAAATTTAAACCTTTTTTAAAAAAAATCCAAAAAATATTAGGAACTAAAATAAAAAAAGTAAAATTAACAAATAGATTAATTAATACACCTGCTATTGTTACTACAGATGTAAATGAAATGAGTACTCAAATGGCAAAATTATTTGCTGCCGCAGGACAAGAAACTCCAGAAATAAAATATAATTTTGAGTTAAATCCAAACCATATTTTAATACAAAAAATATTAAAAATAGAAGATGAAAAATATTTTTCTGAATTTATTTTTTTATTATTAGAAGAAGCAATTTTAGCAGAAAAAGGTACTTTAGATAATCCACATAAATTTATTAATCGTATAAATACTTTTTTATCTAAAATATAA
- the aroK gene encoding shikimate kinase AroK, producing the protein MAEKRNIFLIGPMGAGKSTIGRHLANLLKMDFFDSDQEIERRTGADINWVFDVEGEEGFRKREKKIIDEITKKQGIILATGGGSIQSKETRKFLSSRGIVVYLKTTIEKQLNRTKRDKKRPLLKNKNKLAKEILEELAKKRNHLYNEIADIIIKTDEQSAKIVANQLINLLEKN; encoded by the coding sequence ATGGCAGAAAAAAGAAATATATTTTTAATAGGCCCTATGGGAGCAGGAAAAAGTACAATTGGACGTCATCTTGCAAATTTATTAAAAATGGATTTTTTTGATTCAGATCAAGAAATTGAACGTCGTACAGGCGCTGATATAAATTGGGTATTTGATGTAGAAGGAGAAGAAGGTTTCAGAAAACGTGAAAAGAAAATTATTGATGAAATAACTAAAAAACAAGGAATTATATTAGCAACTGGAGGAGGTTCTATTCAATCAAAGGAAACAAGAAAATTTCTCTCTTCTAGAGGTATTGTAGTATATTTAAAAACTACTATAGAAAAACAATTAAATCGTACTAAAAGAGATAAAAAACGTCCTTTATTAAAAAATAAAAATAAATTAGCTAAAGAAATATTAGAAGAATTAGCTAAAAAAAGAAATCATTTATATAATGAAATTGCTGATATTATAATTAAAACAGATGAACAAAGTGCTAAAATTGTTGCTAATCAATTAATTAACTTATTAGAAAAAAATTAA
- the aroB gene encoding 3-dehydroquinate synthase, whose product MGKNILVSTEKHKYSIIIDFNLFDKPLSLSFLKKGDSVMIVTNKIIFSLYFKKIFNQFNNIGVRIDHVIIPDGEKYKTLITANIIFTALLQNLHNRDTTLIALGGGVIGDITGFVASSYQRGVKFIQIPTTLLAQVDSSIGGKTAVNHILGKNMIGSFYQPNIVLINLSCLYSLSKREFISGLAEVIKYSIIFDKKFFSWLENNIIKLFNLDKKSILYCINKCCKLKSKIIYEDEYEKNKRALLNLGHTYGHAIESELGYGKWLHGEAISVGIVIASLTSKKLNLINNNDVIRIINLLKKCNLPIQSPNNMNIKQYFKHIYRDKKINKNQINIIIPVKIGKVIIYRNISEKIISDAINENKNLIF is encoded by the coding sequence ATGGGAAAAAATATTTTAGTTTCAACAGAAAAACATAAATATTCTATTATTATAGATTTTAATTTATTTGATAAACCATTATCTTTATCTTTTTTAAAAAAGGGAGATAGTGTTATGATTGTAACTAATAAAATAATTTTTTCTTTATATTTTAAAAAAATATTTAATCAATTCAATAATATTGGTGTAAGGATAGACCATGTTATTATTCCTGATGGTGAAAAATATAAAACATTAATTACTGCAAATATTATTTTTACAGCATTACTTCAAAATTTACATAATAGAGATACTACTCTTATTGCTTTAGGAGGAGGCGTAATAGGTGATATAACTGGATTTGTTGCATCTAGTTATCAAAGAGGTGTTAAATTTATACAAATACCTACAACATTATTAGCACAAGTAGATTCTTCTATAGGTGGGAAAACAGCTGTTAATCATATTTTAGGAAAAAATATGATAGGTAGTTTTTATCAACCTAATATTGTATTAATTAATTTAAGTTGTTTATACTCTTTATCAAAAAGAGAGTTTATTTCAGGTTTAGCTGAAGTAATAAAATATAGTATTATTTTTGATAAAAAATTTTTTTCTTGGTTAGAAAATAATATTATTAAATTATTTAATTTAGATAAAAAATCTATACTTTATTGTATAAATAAATGTTGTAAATTAAAATCTAAAATTATTTATGAAGATGAATATGAAAAAAACAAAAGAGCATTATTAAATTTAGGACATACTTATGGACATGCTATTGAATCTGAATTAGGCTATGGTAAATGGTTACATGGAGAAGCTATATCAGTTGGGATTGTTATTGCTTCTTTAACATCTAAAAAACTTAATTTAATAAATAATAATGATGTAATAAGAATTATTAATTTATTAAAAAAATGTAATTTACCAATTCAAAGTCCAAATAATATGAATATAAAACAATATTTTAAACATATTTATAGGGATAAAAAAATAAATAAAAATCAAATTAATATTATTATCCCAGTTAAAATTGGTAAAGTAATTATATATAGAAATATTTCGGAAAAAATTATTTCTGATGCTATTAACGAAAATAAAAATTTAATTTTTTAA